The Henckelia pumila isolate YLH828 chromosome 2, ASM3356847v2, whole genome shotgun sequence genome includes a window with the following:
- the LOC140883489 gene encoding uncharacterized protein: MKMAVDAATQPSKLRWGELEEDDDGEDLDFLLPPKQVIGPDANGIKKLIEYKFNGDGNRVKITTTTRIRKLANARLSKRAVERRSWRKFGDATREDVGSRLTMVSTEEIVLERPRDEGTKPEEVKIINSDQQGVLMVCRSCGKKGDHWTSRCPYKDLTQESESFMDKPPLETISTTPGPVKNAYVPPTMRGNNTERTGTDMRRRNEENSVRVTNLSEDTREPDLLELFRPFGAVSRVYVAVDQRTGTSRGFGFVNFVSREDAERAINKLNGYGYDNLILRVEWAAPRAN; the protein is encoded by the exons atgaAGATGGCGGTGGATGCAGCAACGCAGCCGAGCAAGCTACGGTGGGGGGAACTGGAAGAGGACGACGATGGTGAGGATTTAGATTTTTTGCTACCACCGAAGCAAGTGATCGGTCCCGATGCGAATGGGATAAAGAAGCTGATTGAATATAAGTTCAATGGAGATGGAAACAGGGTCAAGATCACCACTACTACGCGGATCCGGAAGCTAGCCAACGCGCGCCTCAGCAAGCGCGCTGTCGAGCGTCGCTCGTGGCGCAAGTTTGGCGATGCCACTCGCGAGGATGTTGGCAGCCGCCTTACCATGGTCTCCACCGAAGAGATTGTCCTTGAACGACCGCGCGACGAGG GTACTAAACCAGAGGAGGTTAAGATAATAAACTCTGATCAGCAAGGAGTTCTAATGGTTTGTAGGTCCTGTGGTAAGAAGGGGGACCACTGGACTTCACGGTGCCCTTACAAGGATCTTACTCAGGAGAGTGAGAGCTTCATGGATAAACCACCACTCGAAACCATTTCTACTACGCCAGGTCCTGTGAAAAATGCGTATGTTCCTCCAACCATGAGAGGGAACAACACTGAGAGAACTGGTACTGACATGAGGCGCAGAAATGAAGAGAACTCTGTGAGGGTGACTAATCTCTCTGAAGACACCAGGGAGCCTGACTTACTCGAGTTATTCCGTCCATTTGGTGCGGTGAGCCGAGTTTATGTTGCTGTTGATCAGAGGACAGGAACCAGCAGAGGTTTCGGATTTGTCAACTTTGTGAGCAGAGAAGATGCTGAGAGAGCTATCAACAAGCTTAATGGGTATGGTTATGACAATCTCATCCTCCGAGTCGAATGGGCCGCTCCTAGGGCAAACTAG
- the LOC140881418 gene encoding GDP-fucose transporter 1-like, with amino-acid sequence MASIRLDASKQYYATSSLVLGYALCSSLLAVINKFAVTKFNYPGLLTALQYLTSALGVWILGKLGFLAHDPFVLETAKKFLPAAFVFYLAIFTNTNLLRHANVDTFIVFRSLTPLLVAIADTVFRRQPCPSKLTFLSLVVILAGAIGYVATDNGFTLTAYSWALAYLVTITTEMVYIKHMVTNLGLNTWGFVFYNNLLSLMMAPVFWIVTGEYVDVFTAIGRSSGGDLFEPVAVFAVSLSCVFGLLISFFGFAARKAISATAFTVTGVVNKFLTVAINVLIWDKHATPIGLVCLLLTLAGGVLYQQSVTGGAGNSSNQREPGQSKQIDKSNSADGNSDEDDEKGISDKISGV; translated from the coding sequence ATGGCTTCTATTAGATTGGATGCTTCTAAGCAATACTACGCTACCAGCAGTCTTGTGTTAGGCTATGCTCTCTGCTCTAGCTTACTTGCTGTTATCAACAAGTTTGCGGTCACCAAGTTTAATTACCCGGGATTGCTCACTGCTTTGCAGTATCTGACATCTGCTCTTGGGGTCTGGATATTGGGAAAATTAGGGTTCTTGGCACATGATCCATTTGTGCTGGAGACTGCTAAGAAGTTCCTTCCCGCCGCATTCGTGTTTTACTTGGCTATATTCACCAACACGAATCTCCTTCGCCACGCCAATGTGGATACATTCATAGTCTTTAGATCACTCACCCCCCTTTTGGTGGCAATTGCAGATACTGTGTTTAGGAGACAGCCATGTCCCTCCAAGTTAACGTTTTTATCCTTGGTGGTCATATTGGCCGGTGCGATTGGGTATGTAGCAACGGATAATGGGTTCACACTGACTGCCTATTCTTGGGCATTAGCATATCTGGTGACTATTACCACTGAGATGGTTTACATAAAGCACATGGTGACGAATCTTGGTTTGAATACGTGGGGATTTGTGTTTTACAATAATTTGTTGTCCTTGATGATGGCACCTGTGTTTTGGATTGTGACCGGAGAGTATGTTGATGTGTTTACGGCTATAGGAAGGTCGAGTGGTGGGGATCTGTTCGAGCCAGTTGCCGTTTTCGCTGTCTCCTTGTCTTGTGTGTTTGGGTTGCTTATTAGTTTCTTTGGCTTTGCAGCTAGAAAGGCTATATCAGCTACCGCATTCACAGTTACTGGTGTGGTGAACAAGTTTTTGACTGTTGCCATTAATGTGCTGATTTGGGATAAGCACGCTACCCCAATTGGTTTGGTGTGCTTGCTCTTGACTCTTGCTGGAGGGGTTCTCTATCAGCAATCAGTCACTGGAGGAGCTGGAAACTCTTCAAACCAGCGAGAGCCTGGACAATCCAAACAAATTGACAAGAGCAACAGTGCGGATGGTAATTCGGATGAGGATGATGAAAAAGGCATTTCTGATAAAATTTCTGGTGTATGA
- the LOC140882047 gene encoding exonuclease DPD1, chloroplastic/mitochondrial isoform X1: MRTAAMCFSLLQLPRCKIQTLANSWWGGFFKLSRTVSSTRVLCTDKYELERGQRWTRRTISTDTSGSKEKLTRKTSIRNEIISESKSIKLNTCKLENIKSETDQYYNDLAKNVTIICFDIETTGLSREYDRIIEIAFQDLRGGENSTFQTLVNPEREVTNARFHGISTHMVKRSNVPRMKDLIPIILQYVESRQIPGGVVLFIAHNGRTFDVPFLKNEFSRSSHEIPKDWLFADTLPLARALMKSKESKVPSKISLQALREHYNIPLVGSAHRALSDVHSLALVLQRLTYELKVPISDLIRGSFQ; the protein is encoded by the exons ATGAGAACAGCTGCAATGTGCTTCTCTCTGTTGCAACTGCCCCGTTGCAAAATTCAAACTTTAGCTAATTCTTGGTGGGGAGGCTTCTTTAAATTAAGTAGGACTGTCAGCAGCACTAGAGTTCTTTGCACAGATAAATATGAGCTCGAAAGAGGGCAGAGATGGACCAGACGTACCATAAGTACAGACACAAGTGGCAGCAAAGAGAAGTTAACACGCAAAACGAGTATAAGAAATGAGATAATTTCCGAAAGTAAAAGCATTAAATTGAATACTTGTAAACtagaaaatattaaatcagaAACAGATCAGTACTACAATGACTTGGCTAAGAACGTGACTATTATCTGTTTCGACATTGAAACGACTGGGTTGAGTAGAGAGTATGATCGGATAATTGAGATAGCATTTCAAGATCTCCGAGGGGGCGAAAACAGCACTTTTCAGACTCTTGTTAATCCAGAGCGTGAAGTGACAAATGCACGTTTTCATGGTATTTCTACCCACATGGTGAAGAGATCAAATGTACCCAG GATGAAGGACCTTATTCCTATCATACTCCAGTATGTTGAAAGCCGCCAAATTCCTGGTGGAGTTGTTTTGTTCATAGCTCATAATGGCCGCACTTTTGACGTCCCTTTTCTGAAAAATGAGTTTAGTAGATCTTCACACGAGATTCCTAAAGATTGGTTGTTCGCGGACACTCTTCCACTGGCTCGTGCATTGATGAAGTCCAAAG AATCTAAGGTTCCTTCAAAGATATCATTGCAAGCATTGAGGGAACACTATAACATTCCATTGGTTGGATCTGCTCATAGAGCTCTATCGGATGTGCATTCGTTAGCATTAGTTCTACAAAGGTTGACTTATGAACTTAAAGTGCCGATATCCGACCTGATCCGGGGCTCATTTCAGTAG
- the LOC140877114 gene encoding calreticulin yields the protein MAAAQRRLLSPIVVSLAIVFSLLLATSSAKVFFEERFHDGWENRWVKSDWKKDESLAGEWNYTSGKWNGDSDDKGIQTSEDYRFYAISAEFPEFSNKDKTLVFQFSVKHEQKLDCGGGYMKLLSGEVDQKKFGGDTSYSIMFGPDICGYSTKKVHAILTYDGTNHLIKKDVPCETDQLTHVYTFILRPDATYSILIDNVEKQSGSLYSDWDLLPPKKIKDPDAKKPEDWDDKEYIPDPEDKKPEGYDDIPKEIPDSDAKKPEDWDDEEDGEWTAPTIPNPEYKGPWEAKKIKNPNYSGKWKAPMIDNPDFKDDPDLYVFPNLKYVGIELWQVKSGTLFDNVLVSDDPEYAKKLAEKTWGKQKDAEKAAFDEAEKKKEEEDSKNDAIDSDAEDGGEDSDADSEAHEADDDVKPDSKEHIDPAADVDDDVHDEL from the exons ATGGCAGCTGCACAGAGAAGACTCCTAAGCCCTATTGTTGTCTCCCTAGCCATTGTTTTCTCTCTTCTCCTCGCCACTTCTTCGGCTAAGGTGTTTTTCGAAGAGCGTTTCCACG ATGGATGGGAGAATCGGTGGGTCAAATCTGACTGGAAGAAAGATGAGAGTCTGGCTGGAGAGTGGAATTACACCTCTGGCAAATGGAACGGAGATTCTGATGATAAAG GTATCCAGACCAGTGAAGATTACAGGTTTTATGCCATCTCTGCGGAGTTTCCTGAATTCAGCAACAAGGATAAGACCTTAGTTTTCCAGTTCTCTGTCAAGCATGAACAGAAGCTTGACTGCGGTGGTGGATACATGAAATTGCTCAGTGGTGAAGTAGATCAAAAGAAATTCGGTGGTGATACCTCTTACAG CATTATGTTTGGACCAGACATCTGTGGCTACAGCACAAAGAAAGTCCACGCAATTCTCACCTACGATGGTACGAACCACTTGATCAAAAAGGATGTACCCTGCGAGACCGACCAACTGACTCATGTCTATACGTTCATCCTCCGACCTGATGCTACTTACAGCATTCTCATTGACAACGTTGAGAAGCAATCTGGTAGCTTGTATTCTGACTGGGATCTTCTCCCTCCAAAGAAAATCAAGGACCCCGATGCCAAGAAG CCTGAAGATTGGGATGACAAGGAATACATTCCTGATCCTGAAGACAAGAAGCCAGAG GGTTATGATGACATTCCAAAGGAGATTCCGGATTCCGATGCCAAAAAA CCTGAGGATTGGGATGACGAGGAGGATGGAGAGTGGACTGCACCAACGATTCCCAACCCTGAGTACAAGGGTCCATGGGAAGCAAAG AAAATTAAGAATCCCAACTACAGCGGCAAATGGAAGGCTCCAATGATTGATAACCCAG ACTTCAAAGATGACCCAGATCTCTATGTTTTCCCGAATTTGAAGTATGTAGGCATTGAGTTGTGGCAG GTGAAATCTGGAACCTTGTTTGACAATGTCTTGGTGTCTGATGACCCTGAGTATGCCAAGAAGCTAGCTGAAAAAACATGGGGCAAACAAAAGGAT GCCGAAAAGGCTGCTTTTGACGAggcagaaaagaagaaagaagaggaG GATTCGAAGAATGATGCCATTGATTCCGAC GCTGAGGATGGTGGCGAGGATTCGGATGCAGATTCAGAAGCCCATGAAGCTGATGATGATGTGAAACCGGATTCTAAGGAACACATTGACCCTGCAGCTGATGTGGACGACGATGTGCAT GACGAATTATAG
- the LOC140884516 gene encoding single-stranded DNA-binding protein, mitochondrial, which produces MTSFLKLKIPRNSSSSAIGLKESSKLFSTGGFGDTDANERGKGGLEIDDDDFLADKPDLKLQTVDPKKGWNFRGVHKAIVCGKVGQAPVQKILRDGRTVTVFTVGTGGMYDQRQVGATDLPKLAQWHRIAVHNPMLGAYAVQQLVKNSSVYVEGELETRVYNSSINGDIKSIPEIVVRRDGRVRLIKGGQSASNISIDELREGLLL; this is translated from the exons ATGACTTCTTTCCTCAAACTCAAAATTCCTCGCAACTCATCTTCCTCAG CAATTGGTTTGAAAGAAAGCTCAAAGCTGTTTTCTACCGGGGGATTCGGAGACACTGATGCAAATGAACGTGGGAAAGGTGGTTTGGAaattgatgatgatgattttcTTGCGGATAAGCCAGATTTGAAACTCCAGACTGTTGATCCCAAAAAAGGATGGAATTTTCGTGGTGTCCATAAG GCCATTGTTTGTGGGAAAGTTGGGCAAGCCCCTGTCCAAAAAATTCTGAGAGATGGCCGAACTGTAACTGTTTTTACTGTCGGAACTGGCGGCATGTATGACCAAAGGCAAGTTGGTGCTACTGACTTGCCAAAACTAGCTCAGTGGCATCGCATTGCAGTGCATAACCCTATGCTTGGGGCTTATGCAGTTCAACAACTTGTGAAAAA CTCTTCGGTTTATGTTGAGGGTGAACTTGAAACAAGAGTTTACAACAGCAGCATTAATGGTGACATAAAAAGTATACCAGAAATTGTCGTGCGTCGTGATG GGCGAGTTCGCTTAATAAAAGGAGGGCAAAGCGCGAGTAACATTTCTATTGATGAGCTTC GGGAAGGGTTGTTACTATGA
- the LOC140882047 gene encoding exonuclease DPD1, chloroplastic/mitochondrial isoform X2: MRTAAMCFSLLQLPRCKIQTLANSWWGGFFKLSRTVSSTRVLCTDKYELERGQRWTRRTISTDTSGSKEKLTRKTSIRNEIISESKSIKLNTCKLENIKSETDQYYNDLAKNVTIICFDIETTGLSREYDRIIEIAFQDLRGGENSTFQTLVNPEREVTNARFHGISTHMVKRSNVPSRSSHEIPKDWLFADTLPLARALMKSKESKVPSKISLQALREHYNIPLVGSAHRALSDVHSLALVLQRLTYELKVPISDLIRGSFQ; encoded by the exons ATGAGAACAGCTGCAATGTGCTTCTCTCTGTTGCAACTGCCCCGTTGCAAAATTCAAACTTTAGCTAATTCTTGGTGGGGAGGCTTCTTTAAATTAAGTAGGACTGTCAGCAGCACTAGAGTTCTTTGCACAGATAAATATGAGCTCGAAAGAGGGCAGAGATGGACCAGACGTACCATAAGTACAGACACAAGTGGCAGCAAAGAGAAGTTAACACGCAAAACGAGTATAAGAAATGAGATAATTTCCGAAAGTAAAAGCATTAAATTGAATACTTGTAAACtagaaaatattaaatcagaAACAGATCAGTACTACAATGACTTGGCTAAGAACGTGACTATTATCTGTTTCGACATTGAAACGACTGGGTTGAGTAGAGAGTATGATCGGATAATTGAGATAGCATTTCAAGATCTCCGAGGGGGCGAAAACAGCACTTTTCAGACTCTTGTTAATCCAGAGCGTGAAGTGACAAATGCACGTTTTCATGGTATTTCTACCCACATGGTGAAGAGATCAAATGTACCCAG TAGATCTTCACACGAGATTCCTAAAGATTGGTTGTTCGCGGACACTCTTCCACTGGCTCGTGCATTGATGAAGTCCAAAG AATCTAAGGTTCCTTCAAAGATATCATTGCAAGCATTGAGGGAACACTATAACATTCCATTGGTTGGATCTGCTCATAGAGCTCTATCGGATGTGCATTCGTTAGCATTAGTTCTACAAAGGTTGACTTATGAACTTAAAGTGCCGATATCCGACCTGATCCGGGGCTCATTTCAGTAG
- the LOC140877113 gene encoding uncharacterized protein, with protein MARGGKFGLKREARNNIPLSRNGSDESDEDYTVGEDEDFYESEDEDCSLAEDESDENLGEFVAEEEEDEEESVTKKKKVGKPGGGKCFQGKRKNGFAKGRKKNVVYSEEEDCDDDDDDKFFVSKPKRKHKLSRQEEEDDDDVEDLYQQEPNDFDVKMPRKSFEKKNGGYKEKPRKRTKISYREEEVEGDYDDSYEDDDEEFTPDEVDAFEEEELPVTKKKKVGRLRLQETQVARGKRGKRNTEVSKKTKRKEPMIEKSSRKRSRSDHGGSAVKNPASLNKKKLHKPVRGRRRKPSLDFDSDFASSGSLDCEYTVSEEEREQIREASKFCGSVVTSLRCSNASKMIKEEEFLHPQRKCPGRKGKEKVVDMNVAVGKQVCGICLSEEGKRTVRGILNCCSHYFCFTCIMEWSKVESRCPLCKQRFATVCRTTRDDGGHDLRDSVIQVPERDQVYQPSEEELRGYLDPYENVLCTECLQGGDDAFMLLCDICDSPAHSYCVGLGREVPEGNWYCDGCRPTAFASLNAPLLNPTPDIGAFNNLPVISSPVATVRETFDLNELYVPETPQTHVAIPSPSPRHSIGDTQAISPGSGSGAFTLFQRRRIQRQIHQFLNNRSRQLDGNDAVTPVTAISLFGSQITSDGVLAPQHVVTQSRIAPHNTHRQGRLLDNSMPLLYRREVMSPRFSSLRGHVIHNQASTSTNQTFDGLTHGEFVGINERIGLDTSHQQLYPCSNTSNSGSEASISPFQFIEAPVPSRTLQGTLRSPF; from the exons ATGGCTAGGGGCGGAAAATTTGGATTGAAGCGGGAGGCCAGGAACAACATTCCATTGAGTAGAAATGGTTCGGATGAGTCTGATGAAGATTACACGGTGGGTGAAGATGAGGATTTTTATGAGTCAGAGGATGAAGATTGTTCTCTCGCTGAGGATGAATCAGATGAAAATTTAGGAGAATTTGTGGCGGAGGAAGAGGAGGACGAGGAGGAGTCAGTTACAAAAAAAAAGAAGGTCGGGAAGCCTGGAGGTGGAAAGTGTTTTCAAGGGAAAAGGAAGAATGGGTTTGCAAAGGGAAGAAAGAAAAATGTAGTTTATAGTGAAGAAGAGGATTGtgatgatgatgacgatgacAAATTTTTTGTCTCTAAACCGAAAAGAAAACATAAGCTGTCACGTCAAGAAgaggaagatgatgatgatgtcgaAGATTTGTATCAACAGGAACCAAATGATTTTGATGTCAAAATGCCAagaaaaagttttgaaaaaaagaaTGGCGGTTATAAGGAGAAGCCTAGAAAGAGAACTAAAATTTCATATCGAGAAGAAGAGGTAGAAGGTGATTATGATGATTCGTACGAAGACGATGATGAGGAATTTACACCAGATGAGGTGGATGCCTTTGAAGAGGAAGAGTTACCTGtcacaaaaaagaaaaaggttGGCAGGCTCAGGTTGCAGGAGACTCAGGTTGCACGAGGGAAAAGGGGAAAGAGGAACACTGAGGTCTCAAAGAAGACTAAAAGGAAGGAACCTATGATAGAAAAAAGTTCGAGGAAAAGAAGTAGATCTGATCACGGTGGGTCTGCGGTTAAGAATCCTGCGTCATTGAATAAGAAAAAGCTCCATAAACCAGTTCGAGGAAGGAGAAGAAAACCGAGTCTGGATTTTGATTCAGATTTCGCGAGTTCTGGGTCACTTGATTGTGAATACACGGTCTCCGAAGAAGAGAGAGAACAAATTAGAGAGGCTAGTAAATTCTGTGGAAGCGTGGTCACTAGTTTGAGATGTTCAAATGCTTCGAAGATGattaaagaagaagaattttTGCATCCGCAAAGAAAATGCCCTGGAAGGAAGGGCAAGGAGAAGGTGGTAGATATGAATGTCGCAGTAGGAAAGCAGGTTTGTGGAATTTGTCTATCAGAAGAGGGGAAGAGAACTGTCCGGGGAATATTAAATTGTTGCAGTCATTACTTTTGTTTTACTTGCATCATGGAGTGGTCAAAGGTAGAATCACGATGCCCCCTCTGTAAGCAAAGGTTTGCAACTGTTTGTAGAACGACCCGAGATGATGGTGGGCATGATTTAAGGGATTCAGTTATTCAAGTTCCTGAACGGGATCAG GTGTATCAACCATCGGAGGAAGAGCTTCGGGGCTACCTTGATCCATATGAGAATGTTCTTTGTACTGAATGCCTGCAAGGTGGGGACGATGCTTTCATGCTTCTTTGCGACATCTGTGATTCGCCTGCACATTCTTATTGTGTTGGTCTAGGACGTGAAGTACCTGAAGGAAATTGGTACTGCGATGGCTGTAGGCCAACAGCTTTTGCTTCCTTGAATGCTCCACTTTTGAATCCTACTCCTGATATTGGAGCATTTAACAATTTGCCTGTTATCTCATCACCTGTTGCAACTGTTCGTGAAACTTTTGATCTCAATGAATTATACGTGCCTGAAACTCCTCAGACTCACGTGGCCATACCTTCTCCATCCCCAAGACATTCTATTGGAGATACTCAGGCTATATCACCTGGTTCTGGATCAGGTGCATTTACCTTGTTTCAAAGACGTAGAATTCAGAGACAGATCCATCAATTTCTTAATAACAGGAGTAGACAGTTAGACGGAAATGATGCTGTTACCCCGGTGACTGCGATTAGTCTTTTTGGTTCTCAAATTACCAGTGATGGGGTATTAGCACCTCAACACGTGGTTACTCAATCAAGAATAGCACCACATAACACCCATCGCCAGGGAAGGTTACTGGACAATTCCATGCCTTTGTTGTATCGTAGGGAAGTCATGTCGCCAAGATTTAGCAGTTTGAGGGGACATGTGATTCATAATCAAGCTTCTACATCCACAAATCAGACTTTTGATGGATTGACACACGGTGAATTTGTTGGTATCAATGAAAGAATCGGTCTGGATACGAGTCATCAGCAACTTTATCCTTGCAGTAATACTTCGAACTCTGGATCTGAAGCTAGCATATCACCCTTTCAATTTATAGAG GCTCCAGTACCTTCAAGGACATTGCAAGGAACTCTGCGCTCGCCATTTTAG
- the LOC140884995 gene encoding GATA transcription factor 16 has translation MMGSGQKEDELIKLEIKKCCSDCKTTKTPLWRSGPSGPKSLCNACGIRHRKKRYSPDGNKLRNNNVLKMKVRAKGGRQWGEVERAALLLMALSCGAVFA, from the exons ATGATGGGATCTGGTCAAAAG GAAGATGAGTTGATAAAGCTAGAGATCAAGAAATGCTGCTCCGACTGCAAGACCACCAAAACTCCCCTTTGGAGAAGTGGCCCCTCCGGCCCCAAg TCATTATGCAATGCATGTGGAATCAGACACAGAAAGAAACGGTACAGTCCCGATGGCAACAAGCTGAGAAATAATAATGTATTGAAAATGAAAGTTAGAGCAAAAGGAGGCAGACAGTGGGGTGAAGTGGAGAGAGCTGCTTTGCTTTTAATGGCCCTCTCTTGTGGTGCAGTTTTTGCTtga